One Pseudomonas sp. AN-1 genomic region harbors:
- a CDS encoding AAA family ATPase: MPQSLIEALQNPALYPHPVEGFDVIETHISWVLLTGPYAYKLKKPVDFGFLDFSSAEARAHFCREELRLNQRTAPDLYLEVLPVTGSLDAPQLGGDGPILDHVLKMRQFPQSGLLSNVLARGELTPAHIDTLAEGIAALHAEAARVPLEHPLGSAEAVMAPVRQNFEQIRPLLEEAADLEQLRHLEAWAEDTFTRLQPLLEQRKADGFIRECHGDIHLANVTLLDERPVLFDCIEFNEPFRLIDVISDAAFLAMDLEDRGLKALARRFINAYLEHTGDYRGLTLLPFYKAYRAMVRAKISLFRLAQEQDPVERAVILRQYRNYAALAESYAAIPARFLAITHGVSAVGKSHVALRLVEAFGAIRLRSDVERKRLYPDAAQAELYSTSASEATYARLHALAGDILLAGFPVALDATYLKRSQRQAAQAVAEQTGVPFLILDCHAPEAVIAAWLAERQSEGRDPSDATLAVIKDQETGREPLDADEQAHSGRIDTHEAASLDGLVERIRRHLPGI, translated from the coding sequence GTGCCCCAGTCCCTGATCGAGGCCCTGCAGAATCCTGCCCTGTATCCGCACCCGGTGGAGGGCTTCGACGTCATCGAGACGCACATCTCCTGGGTTCTGCTCACCGGCCCCTACGCCTACAAGCTGAAGAAGCCGGTCGACTTCGGCTTCCTCGATTTCAGCAGCGCCGAGGCCCGCGCGCACTTCTGCCGCGAGGAGCTGCGCCTCAACCAGCGCACCGCCCCGGACCTCTACCTCGAGGTGCTGCCGGTCACCGGCAGCCTCGATGCCCCGCAGCTCGGCGGCGACGGCCCGATCCTCGACCACGTGCTGAAGATGCGCCAGTTCCCGCAGAGCGGCCTGCTGTCCAACGTGCTGGCCCGCGGCGAGCTGACGCCCGCGCACATCGACACCCTCGCCGAGGGCATCGCCGCCCTGCACGCCGAGGCCGCCCGCGTGCCGCTGGAGCATCCGCTGGGCAGCGCCGAGGCGGTGATGGCGCCGGTGCGGCAGAACTTCGAGCAGATCCGCCCGCTGCTCGAGGAGGCCGCCGATCTCGAGCAACTGCGCCACCTCGAGGCCTGGGCCGAGGACACCTTCACCCGCCTGCAGCCGCTGCTCGAGCAGCGCAAGGCCGACGGCTTCATCCGCGAGTGCCACGGCGACATCCACCTGGCCAACGTCACCCTGCTGGACGAGCGTCCGGTGCTGTTCGACTGCATCGAGTTCAACGAGCCGTTCCGCCTGATCGACGTGATCAGCGACGCCGCCTTCCTCGCCATGGACCTCGAGGACCGCGGCCTCAAGGCGCTGGCCCGGCGCTTCATCAATGCCTACCTGGAGCACACCGGCGACTACCGGGGCCTGACCCTGCTGCCGTTCTACAAGGCCTACCGCGCCATGGTACGCGCCAAGATCAGCCTGTTCCGCCTGGCCCAGGAGCAGGACCCGGTCGAGCGTGCAGTGATCCTGCGCCAGTACCGCAACTATGCCGCCCTGGCGGAGAGCTACGCCGCCATCCCGGCACGCTTCCTGGCCATCACCCATGGCGTCTCCGCAGTCGGCAAGAGCCACGTGGCGCTGCGCCTGGTCGAAGCCTTCGGCGCGATCCGCCTGCGCTCGGACGTCGAGCGCAAGCGCCTGTACCCCGACGCCGCGCAAGCCGAGCTGTACTCGACCAGCGCCAGCGAGGCCACCTACGCCCGCCTGCACGCGCTGGCCGGCGACATCCTCCTGGCCGGCTTCCCGGTGGCACTGGACGCCACCTACCTCAAGCGCAGCCAGCGCCAGGCCGCCCAGGCCGTGGCCGAGCAGACCGGCGTGCCCTTCCTGATCCTCGACTGCCACGCCCCCGAGGCGGTGATCGCCGCCTGGCTGGCCGAACGGCAGAGCGAGGGGCGCGATCCTTCCGACGCGACCCTGGCGGTAATCAAGGACCAGGAAACCGGGCGCGAACCGCTCGACGCCGACGAGCAGGCCCACAGCGGGCGCATCGACACCCACGAGGCCGCCAGCCTCGACGGCCTGGTCGAGCGCATCCGTCGCCACCTGCCAGGCATCTGA
- a CDS encoding TfoX/Sxy family protein, translating to MNDELLQMKNLGKTSALWLHAVGIHSASELRRRGAVAAYRAVLARGFNASRVLLYSIEGALLDRHWSELSDEHKARLLAQLDVQEPRNKS from the coding sequence ATGAACGACGAGCTGCTGCAGATGAAGAACCTCGGCAAGACCTCGGCACTCTGGCTGCATGCCGTCGGCATCCACAGCGCCAGCGAACTGCGCCGTCGCGGAGCGGTCGCCGCCTACCGCGCGGTGCTGGCCCGCGGCTTCAACGCCTCGCGGGTGCTGCTCTACTCGATCGAGGGCGCCCTGCTCGACCGCCACTGGAGCGAGCTGAGCGACGAGCACAAGGCCCGCCTGCTGGCCCAGCTCGATGTCCAGGAACCACGCAACAAGAGCTAG
- a CDS encoding cyclic nucleotide-binding domain-containing protein translates to MYLTGEQPAYADQLINHLQSLPAQMLEGLEPAGPALEIADLPDVLGALPGDQLFLVESGLLQASIDERPVFYLCEGDLLGLRQGLELPACRIGCEDPVRLRPYARAAAFAHIHADPRRQELLTQYLSGQIALLSDALARLRQPELRPSTGFLHFAAGEELIHQGDEADNVFIIVEGHAEAFVDGHRVGDVQKDEIFGAMAVFTGEQRSATVIASEPCTVMAIPKEQFVSLMHSNPRIAHSLIESLARRVRLLNQEVTQLRDEQPA, encoded by the coding sequence ATGTATCTCACCGGCGAGCAACCGGCCTACGCCGATCAACTGATCAACCACCTGCAGAGCCTGCCCGCCCAGATGCTGGAGGGCCTCGAGCCTGCCGGGCCAGCGCTGGAGATCGCCGACCTGCCGGACGTGCTCGGCGCCCTGCCGGGCGACCAGCTGTTCCTCGTCGAGAGCGGCCTGCTGCAGGCCAGCATCGACGAGCGCCCGGTGTTCTACCTCTGCGAGGGCGACCTGCTCGGCCTGCGCCAGGGGCTCGAACTGCCCGCCTGCCGCATCGGCTGCGAAGACCCGGTGCGCCTGCGCCCCTACGCGCGCGCCGCCGCCTTCGCCCACATCCATGCCGACCCGCGGCGCCAGGAACTGCTCACCCAGTATCTCAGCGGCCAGATCGCCCTGCTCTCCGATGCCCTCGCCCGCCTGCGCCAGCCCGAACTGCGGCCGAGCACCGGCTTCCTGCACTTCGCCGCCGGCGAGGAGCTGATCCACCAGGGCGACGAAGCCGACAACGTGTTCATCATCGTCGAGGGGCATGCCGAGGCGTTCGTCGACGGCCATCGGGTCGGCGACGTGCAGAAGGACGAGATCTTCGGCGCCATGGCCGTGTTCACCGGCGAACAGCGCAGCGCCACGGTGATCGCCAGCGAGCCCTGCACGGTGATGGCGATCCCCAAGGAACAGTTCGTCAGCCTGATGCACAGCAATCCGCGCATCGCCCACAGCCTGATCGAGAGCCTGGCCCGTCGCGTGCGCCTGCTCAATCAGGAGGTCACCCAGCTGCGCGACGAGCAGCCCGCCTGA
- a CDS encoding ChaN family lipoprotein, protein MRILLLLCLTLLAACQSSPPLPPLPQWQGPEGRGHAELGAIVDLRSGERLTPAQLVERLAPARRLLVGERHDNADHHALQLWLLRALERRRAPGSLLLEMLEPGQQASVDAVRARVARSQWPADLPAALAWQKGWDWQQYGALVRHALARPEPLLAANLTRAEVMRVYREGAPLPGASAGAAAVREALLGQIREAHCDLLPPGQLPAMLAVQQQRDRRMAERLLAAPAPAVLLAGAYHVRRDLGVPLHLADLGAGDGVQVLQLAEVGQPVGADQADFVWYTPAPPPQDHCAGLRPAR, encoded by the coding sequence ATGCGCATCCTGCTGCTGCTCTGCCTGACCCTGCTGGCCGCCTGCCAGTCCTCTCCGCCGTTGCCGCCGCTGCCGCAATGGCAGGGCCCCGAGGGGCGCGGGCATGCCGAGCTGGGGGCGATCGTCGACCTGCGCAGCGGCGAGCGGCTGACCCCGGCGCAACTGGTCGAGCGCCTGGCGCCGGCCAGGCGCCTGCTGGTCGGCGAGCGGCACGACAATGCCGACCACCACGCCCTGCAGCTGTGGCTGCTGCGGGCGCTGGAGCGCCGCCGCGCACCGGGCAGCCTGCTGCTGGAGATGCTCGAGCCCGGCCAGCAGGCGTCGGTCGACGCCGTGCGCGCCCGGGTGGCGCGCAGCCAGTGGCCGGCCGACCTGCCGGCGGCGCTGGCCTGGCAGAAGGGCTGGGACTGGCAGCAGTACGGTGCGCTGGTGCGCCATGCCCTGGCCCGGCCGGAGCCGCTGCTGGCCGCCAACCTGACCCGCGCCGAGGTGATGCGGGTCTATCGCGAGGGTGCGCCGCTGCCGGGAGCGTCCGCGGGTGCAGCGGCGGTGCGCGAGGCGCTGCTTGGGCAGATCCGCGAGGCGCACTGCGATCTGCTGCCGCCGGGTCAGCTGCCGGCCATGCTGGCGGTGCAGCAGCAGCGCGACCGGCGCATGGCCGAGCGCCTGCTGGCGGCACCGGCCCCGGCGGTCCTGCTCGCCGGGGCCTATCACGTGCGTCGCGATCTCGGCGTGCCGCTGCACCTGGCCGATCTGGGCGCGGGCGACGGTGTGCAGGTGCTGCAGCTGGCGGAAGTCGGCCAGCCGGTCGGTGCCGACCAGGCCGACTTCGTCTGGTACACCCCGGCGCCGCCGCCGCAGGATCATTGCGCCGGCCTGCGTCCGGCGCGCTGA
- a CDS encoding heme ABC transporter ATP-binding protein: MLCAEGLQVCRGGCPVLSGIDLQLRPGELFGVLGPNGAGKSTLLGALCGELAPSAGRVLLDGRPLAAWGGREQAQRLAVLPQSSTLSFAFRVDEVVAMGRLPHASGRQRDGEIVAAALAAADIAHLGGRSYLALSGGERQRVHLARVLAQLWPGAAGQVLLLDEPTAMLDPLHQHAILQAVQALAARGVAVLVILHDLNLAARYCDRLLLLAGGRVQALGTPGEVLQPEPIRAVFGLEVLVQRHPERGHPLIIAR, from the coding sequence ATGCTGTGCGCCGAAGGCCTGCAGGTGTGCCGTGGCGGCTGCCCGGTGCTGAGCGGGATCGACCTGCAGCTGCGCCCCGGCGAGCTGTTCGGCGTGCTCGGCCCCAACGGCGCCGGCAAGAGCACCCTGCTCGGCGCGCTGTGCGGCGAACTGGCGCCTTCCGCCGGGCGGGTGCTGCTGGACGGGCGCCCGCTGGCCGCCTGGGGCGGGCGCGAGCAGGCGCAACGGCTCGCCGTGCTGCCGCAGAGTTCGACGCTGAGCTTCGCCTTCCGTGTCGACGAGGTGGTGGCCATGGGCCGCCTGCCCCATGCCAGCGGCCGCCAGCGCGATGGCGAGATCGTCGCCGCCGCGCTGGCGGCGGCGGACATCGCCCATCTGGGCGGACGCAGCTACCTGGCGCTGTCCGGCGGCGAGCGCCAGCGCGTGCACCTGGCGCGGGTGCTCGCCCAGCTGTGGCCGGGCGCGGCAGGCCAGGTGCTGCTGCTCGACGAGCCGACCGCGATGCTCGACCCGCTGCACCAGCACGCCATCCTGCAGGCGGTGCAGGCGCTGGCCGCGCGCGGCGTGGCGGTGCTGGTGATCCTCCATGATCTCAACCTGGCGGCGCGCTACTGCGACCGCCTGCTGCTGCTCGCCGGCGGCCGCGTGCAGGCCCTGGGCACCCCGGGCGAGGTGCTGCAGCCCGAGCCCATCCGCGCCGTGTTCGGTCTCGAGGTGCTGGTGCAGCGCCACCCCGAACGCGGCCATCCGCTGATCATCGCCCGCTGA
- a CDS encoding iron ABC transporter permease: MHSPVPGRVLIPALLLLLALAFWLALALGPVSLSLGDSLRALLRLAGLPLAGAGLEQAELIVGQIRLPRALLGLAVGAVLALCGVAMQGLFRNPLADPGLVGVSSGAALGAALAIVGAALLGGAPAWLAPWLLSVCAFAGGLGVTALVYRLGRHDGETRVATMLLAGVAVTALAGAGIGLFSYLADDATLRSLTFWNLGSLNGASYARLWPLLPVVVVVALWLPRRAAALNALLLGESEARHLGFEVERLKRELVLCTALGVGAAVAAAGMIGFVGLVVPHLVRLLSGPDHRLLLPAAALAGAALLLLADLAARLLLAPAELPLGTLTALLGAPFFLYLLRRERF; the protein is encoded by the coding sequence ATGCATTCCCCCGTCCCCGGCCGCGTGCTGATCCCCGCCCTGCTGCTGCTGCTGGCGCTGGCCTTCTGGCTGGCGCTGGCGCTCGGCCCGGTCAGCCTGTCGCTGGGCGACAGCCTGCGCGCCCTGCTGCGCCTGGCCGGCCTGCCGCTGGCGGGCGCGGGGCTGGAGCAGGCCGAGCTGATCGTCGGCCAGATCCGCCTGCCGCGCGCCCTGCTCGGCCTCGCCGTGGGCGCGGTGCTGGCGCTGTGCGGGGTGGCGATGCAGGGACTGTTCCGCAACCCGCTGGCCGACCCCGGCCTGGTCGGCGTGTCCAGCGGTGCGGCCCTCGGTGCGGCGCTGGCCATCGTCGGCGCTGCGCTGCTCGGTGGCGCGCCGGCCTGGCTGGCGCCCTGGCTGCTGTCGGTCTGCGCCTTCGCCGGCGGCCTCGGTGTCACCGCGCTGGTCTATCGTCTCGGCCGCCACGACGGCGAGACGCGGGTGGCGACCATGCTGCTGGCCGGTGTCGCCGTCACCGCGCTGGCGGGGGCCGGCATCGGCCTGTTCAGCTACCTGGCCGACGACGCCACCCTGCGCAGCCTGACCTTCTGGAACCTCGGCAGCCTCAACGGCGCCAGCTACGCGCGGCTGTGGCCGCTGCTGCCGGTGGTGGTGGTGGTGGCGCTGTGGCTGCCGCGCCGCGCCGCGGCGCTGAACGCCCTGCTGCTCGGCGAGTCGGAGGCCCGCCACCTCGGCTTCGAGGTCGAGCGGCTCAAGCGCGAGCTGGTGCTGTGCACCGCGCTGGGCGTCGGCGCGGCGGTGGCGGCGGCGGGGATGATCGGCTTCGTCGGCCTGGTGGTGCCGCACCTGGTGCGCCTGCTCAGTGGCCCCGACCATCGCCTGCTGCTGCCGGCCGCTGCACTGGCCGGCGCCGCCCTGCTGCTGCTCGCCGACCTTGCCGCGCGCCTGCTGCTGGCGCCGGCCGAGCTGCCGCTGGGCACCCTCACCGCGCTGCTCGGCGCGCCCTTCTTCCTCTACCTGCTGCGCCGGGAGCGGTTCTGA
- a CDS encoding Rieske (2Fe-2S) protein, translating into MDQQRLCDSQQLPEGASRGASIAGTSLLLVRREGRVYAYRNRCPHRGIPLEWQPDQFLDDSASLIQCATHGALFLIESGECVAGPCAGESLAALACREQDGGVWVTL; encoded by the coding sequence ATGGATCAGCAGCGCCTGTGCGACAGCCAGCAACTACCCGAAGGCGCCAGCCGGGGCGCCAGCATTGCCGGTACCAGCCTGCTGCTGGTGCGCCGCGAGGGCCGGGTGTACGCCTACCGCAACCGCTGCCCGCACCGCGGCATTCCGCTGGAGTGGCAGCCCGACCAGTTCCTCGACGACAGCGCCAGCCTGATCCAGTGCGCCACCCATGGCGCGCTGTTCCTCATCGAGAGCGGCGAGTGCGTGGCCGGGCCCTGCGCCGGGGAAAGCCTCGCGGCGCTGGCCTGCCGCGAGCAGGACGGCGGTGTCTGGGTCACCCTGTAG